The stretch of DNA AACGCTTGGATTGTGTGGGTTGGGGCGGGCTTCTTGCGCTTGCTCATCGTCGGTCTCTCTTCTCGCGCATCACGTTGAAGATGGCTTGGTCCTGTGTGGGGTTGCGGTAGGTCTGGCGCGACTTGTCGTCAGCGTCGTCCGCGATCCGGGCGGTCACGTGGTGGTCGCAGTTGCTGTTCATGCAGCCGAACTGGGATCGGCAGAGAAAGCAGCAGACGTCTGGCCTCACGCGACGTCCGCCCGTTCCGTGATGTTGGCCTTGATGAGGTCCGGATTGAATCCTGACCAGTGCTCGTCCCCGTCGATGGTGGAGACGTAGACGACGGGGGCCTGCATGTAGTCGAGTGCCTTGATGAACTTCAGGGCGGTCTCGTCCTGGCTGACATCGACCTTGGTGTAGTAGATTCCGGCGCGGTCGAGCATCCGGAATGTTTGGGTGCACTGGACGCAATCTGGCTTCGTATAGACGACCGTGGCGACACCCTCGCGGGCTTGGATTTCGTGGGCGTGGGTCATGGTTTCCTCTCAGATGCGGCGCCAGTAGTAGTAGGAGGAGCAATATTCCTACTACTACTGGCGTGCGCGGGCATGAAAAAGGCCGCTCGGTGGCGGCCTTGGTGGGGGTAGGTAGTGCGGGTGGGCTACTTCAGTGCGCGGCCGAGTGGTCCCTTGAGGATCAGTACGCGGACCGCGTAGATGGGCAGGACAAGCTGCCAGTACGTAAGCCCCAGTTCCGGGAACCATGCGGCGAAGAACCACCACACGATGAGAACGCGGATCCCGAGGCCCACGAGCGACCCGAACAACTGCCCGAAGGTATCCATGGTGGAGAGTTTCGGGCGGACAATTTCGGCCTTGATGTATGACTCTGACATTGGATCTCCTTGGTTCGTTTGGATTGACTAAAACGGTGGTTCGGAGTCGGGCCCGTTACCCCAGCCGCCGCCGTTGCCGGCGCCTTGCGGGGGCGTGGCCCATGGGTCTTCCTGTGCGGCGGGCTGATTGCCGCCCCAGTTGCCGCCGCCAGCGTTGCCACTCGATGCCTGGCCGCCGCCTTGGCCGCCGGAGCGCTGCGTCCGGTTCACCTTGGCGTTCGCGTACTTGAGGGACGGGCCGATCTCGTCAACTTCCAGTTCGATGACGGTACGCTTCTCGCCCTCCTTAGTTTCATAGGACCTGGACTTGAGGTGCCCGGACACGATGACGCGCATCCCCTTGGTTAGCGATTCGGCGACGTTCTCCGCAGCCTCACGCCAAACCGATGCCCGAAGGAACAGGGTTTCGCCGTCCTTGAACTCGTTGCTGTTCTTGTCGAACGTGCGCGGGGTGGACGCGATGGTGAAGTTGGCCACCGCGGATCCGGACGGCGTGAACCGCAACTCAGGATCGTTGGTTAGGTTGCCAATTACGGTCAAAGTCGTTTCGCCGGCCATGTTCAGTAGCTCGTTTCGTTGGTTGCGATGGTCTGGAGAACTTCAACCCATTGGGCTGCCAGTTCATGTGTGAAGTAGATGTAGTTGCCGCCGCCCATTCGGAGCATGACGCCGAAGTCCGCGATGGGGCTGGCGTGCACCCGCTCGATGGGGGTTGCGGTGATTGAGATGGTCATTCGCTGGTCTCCTGGTGGTTGTCTTCTCGTACTGCTGCAAGGATTTTCTGTGCATCCTCGGCGCTGATCTTGTTCGGGTGGCCCCATGTAGTGCCTATGACTTGCCCTGCCGTGGCGAGCATCTGCTTACTGTCACCGTCGTAACCGGCGGCAGTTAGTGCGTTGGTGATTGCTTGCCATTGAGCCCGCCACGGCTCGGTAGATGGTTCGGCCAGGACAGCCACAGTGTGCTGCTTTACCTTCTTCTGGCTGATGCGGACAGGGATGGTGAACGGGGCATCAATGTGGGACATTGCGATGACCTCTACGCCGCCTACCTTTTCGCCCGCGTAGATCACTTCGGGGTTGTTGACCAGCTTCACGGACCGCCCAACCCATGCATCCGACTCGACGCCCCACCCGTTAGCGATGATGCGGAGCATTCCCTTTGACGGTTTCCACGGTCGCCCGTCCATGCCGACAAGGTCGACAATGACTGGCTTGACTGCATCACCTTTGCGCACGGCAGCGATGGTTGCGACGATGGGTGCGCCGGTTAGGTCCGAGGCGTTGAGTTGGTCCGATTTGGCTACAAGAGCCTTTGAGATGTCCATGACTAGAACACGATCTCCGTTTCTGTGTTGAGCCCAAGCAATTCCTCGGCTCGGTAGATGGCCCACATGGGCAGGCTGATGAGGTCGGCGTTCGGGTAGCCAGGCCAAGTGCCGGACTCGACGCATTCCCGGTAGATCCGTTTTGCCCGGTCATTGAGTCCGCGGCCGATATCGATGGCTTCCCAGTCGAGTTCCACCACGGACACGAGATATGGCGCCGTCTTCTCAACCAGCACGAAGTGGAATGGCAGTTCTTCGCCGGTTGCCGCTTTGACGCCGTCGATGTAGTGGGCCGCTGACTGGTGATAGCCGAAGTTGTGGGCGGTCTTGCCGAACTCGTTTGGGTCGGCGTTGATCGTCGTCTTGAGGTCCACCAGCACGCCGGGCTGCCATGCGTCCGGGCGGCACTTGAGCATGAGCCCGTCTTCCTCCCAGAACACGGACTGTTCGGCACGGTGCCCGGTGAATGCGGCCCGTGCGAGCGGGTGCGCCATGACTGCATCGCGC from Arthrobacter sp. PAMC25564 encodes:
- a CDS encoding glutaredoxin domain-containing protein: MTHAHEIQAREGVATVVYTKPDCVQCTQTFRMLDRAGIYYTKVDVSQDETALKFIKALDYMQAPVVYVSTIDGDEHWSGFNPDLIKANITERADVA
- a CDS encoding single-stranded DNA-binding protein, which codes for MAGETTLTVIGNLTNDPELRFTPSGSAVANFTIASTPRTFDKNSNEFKDGETLFLRASVWREAAENVAESLTKGMRVIVSGHLKSRSYETKEGEKRTVIELEVDEIGPSLKYANAKVNRTQRSGGQGGGQASSGNAGGGNWGGNQPAAQEDPWATPPQGAGNGGGWGNGPDSEPPF
- a CDS encoding PD-(D/E)XK nuclease-like domain-containing protein; the protein is MSYTPGLGIFDLLSNKDYHADPALGSTSLKTLATRTPAHWKWERDNPVHKDAYDIGTLAHSLILEGDTSLHEVIDVPDKLGNKWKIPANEAKAKGLIPITPKEWAGIEAMRDAVMAHPLARAAFTGHRAEQSVFWEEDGLMLKCRPDAWQPGVLVDLKTTINADPNEFGKTAHNFGYHQSAAHYIDGVKAATGEELPFHFVLVEKTAPYLVSVVELDWEAIDIGRGLNDRAKRIYRECVESGTWPGYPNADLISLPMWAIYRAEELLGLNTETEIVF